In Sphingobacterium sp. SYP-B4668, the sequence CTGGCGGAAACCTCTACATTGGAACTGGCTCAACAGGTCGAATTCCCGCTTGTATATGTGCTTTCCGAAATTGAAAAAAATGGTGTAAAGGTAGATATAGATGTCCTTTCGCTATTTTCCAAAACGCTGGAAACTGACATCAAGACGTTGGAATCAACCATTTATGAAAAAACTGGCGCAAACTTCAACATCGCTTCGCCAAAACAATTGGGAGAAATCTTGTTTGATAAATTACAACTAGACCCGAAGGCAAAAAAAACGAAAACGGGCCAATATAAAACTGGTGAAGATGTCCTACTGGCCCTAGCACATAAGTCTGACATCGTACAAGATATACTGGATTTCCGGCAGCTTCAAAAGCTTAAATCTACATACGTGGATGCACTCCCGAGTCTTATCAATCCACACACAGGGCTAATCCATACTAGCTATAACCAGGCAGTGGCTGCTACAGGACGCTTAAGCTCAACGAATCCCAATCTCCAAAATATACCAATCCGGACGGAACGGGGTAGAGAGGTGAGAAAGGCATTCATCCCAAGGGCTGAGGGTCATGTCATTCTTTCGGCGGATTATTCTCAAATCGAACTTCGCCTTATGGCGGAGCTTAGTCAAGACAAAAATATGTTGGAAGCTTTTCAACTTGGACATGATATCCACCGAGCTACGGCAGCAAGGGTATATGGAGTGGAATTGGAGGAGGTCACATCTGAGCAACGCCGTAATGCGAAGGCTGTCAACTTCGGTATTATATACGGACAGTCGGCCTTCGGATTATCACAAAGCCTAGGCATCCCTCGTAAAGAGGCTGCAGAGATTATAGAACAGTATTTTGACCAGTACTCAGGTATCAAAACCTACATGTCAGAAGCAATTCAATCGGCCAAAGAAAATGGATTTGTGGAAACAATCTTGAAGAGAAGACGTTATTTAAGGGATATCAATTCGGCCAATATGACGGTCCGTGGATTTGCAGAGCGAAATGCGATTAATGCTCCGATTCAAGGCTCGGCTGCTGATCTTATTAAAGTCGCAATGATAAAGATACAGGAAGATATTCAGGCCAAGGGCTTACAGGGGAAAATGATTATGCAGGTGCATGATGAGTTGGTCTTCGATGTACCCCTACAGGAAGTGGAGAGTTTCAAAACATTGATTGAAAACCGAATGAAGACCGCGATAGAATTGCAAGTCCCGATAGAGGTCGAGGTAGGACAAGGTAACAACTGGCTTGAAGCCCACTAAATAAAAGACATCAAAATGGTTATATTCAGAAAATTAGGATTATTCATTTTATTCACATCGCTCGTCACATCACTTGTAAAGGGTCAAGAAGTGAAACCGATTTATTTTGAAGTGGTCTCGGATAGCTTGATGCGATTCTATTATGATAATTTTTATTATCTGACGGAAAAGGATTGCCAGTTTAAATCGATAGAACGTGTAGCGGGATTTAATAAAGAAACGAACAATTTTGACGGTAGCTTTAAGGATTTTGGACCAAATGGACATGTATTACTGACGGGACATTATCAAAATGGCAAAAAGGCCGGTGCTTTCAAAGCGTACCATCCAAATGGTATATTGAAATGGGAAGTGACCTTTGTTGACAATCAAGCTCAAGGGAACTGGAAATTCTACTATCCAGATGGACAGCCGATGTTGACATTATTATATCAAAACAACGGATTGAAAATCATGTCTTTTTGGAATCAAAAGAGAAAACAGTTGATTCAAGAAGGAAATGGAATATATGAATTTACAATTCCTTTTGAAGGTTATACAGAATATGGGTACCCTTTTCTGAGAAGAAGGGGTAAGGTGGTGAATGGTGTACCTGAAGAACGCTGGACAGTGCAATTTGTAGATGAAAAAAAGAACACGGTATTGGCAGCCGAAGAATATTACAGAGCGGGAGCGTTAGTAAGAGGGGATGATTATTTTAAAGATGAAAGTTATTCAGAAGCGCAATTTCCTCTTTTGCCAATGGAGTATTTTTTTCGAAGTGAATTATTAATATTCAAA encodes:
- a CDS encoding toxin-antitoxin system YwqK family antitoxin, translating into MVIFRKLGLFILFTSLVTSLVKGQEVKPIYFEVVSDSLMRFYYDNFYYLTEKDCQFKSIERVAGFNKETNNFDGSFKDFGPNGHVLLTGHYQNGKKAGAFKAYHPNGILKWEVTFVDNQAQGNWKFYYPDGQPMLTLLYQNNGLKIMSFWNQKRKQLIQEGNGIYEFTIPFEGYTEYGYPFLRRRGKVVNGVPEERWTVQFVDEKKNTVLAAEEYYRAGALVRGDDYFKDESYSEAQFPLLPMEYFFRSELLIFKKCNFDDYSNFTNYLSDKIEKRFEEFRLTNGIVSGEFEYTVKLSSDGEPRSTEFQKRIDDHDTQVLLMRVVNDVPYYFPSLKDGQPVNDNIVVSGRLEKNATGGVDVHSLVIKRPAEG